One genomic window of Panicum hallii strain FIL2 chromosome 6, PHallii_v3.1, whole genome shotgun sequence includes the following:
- the LOC112898308 gene encoding acetylserotonin O-methyltransferase 1-like, with the protein MCIKLELRHQGSHAHSCITASSHQEEMNTNKNLFQGYVELYHNGLFHVKSMALRCAVELGIPDAIHRRGGAATVSDLVVDTGVHLAKLPCLRRLMRVLTVSGIFAAADHQPAPPSDDESETVYKLTPISRLLVDDDGDDGVSSTPRGMSAMLRLLARPDTAVAPFFGLGAWLRDAGAATLFEAARGAPTWSLTRSDASYNEALNDGCAADSSFAMDAVLNDGAAAGGASSIFRGLGSLVDVGGGHGAAAVAIARAVPHIKCSVLDLEQVVSKAPSDGTVQFIAGDMFQSIPPADAVLLKYVLHCWDDDDCVKILRQCKRAISARDGVGKVIIMNVVVGYGTQDNVVKETQMLFDMFMMRYGGAEREEHEWKKIFLKAGFSDYKITPILGFQSLIEVFP; encoded by the exons GAAGCCATGCCCATTCCTGCATAACAGCATCATCCCATCAGGAGGAGATGAACACCAACAAGAACCTGTTCCAAGGCTACGTGGAGCTCTACCACAACGGCCTCTTCCACGTCAAGTCCATGGCGCTGAGGTGCGCGGTTGAGCTAGGCATTCCCGATGCCATCCACCGCCGCGGCGGTGCAGCGACGGTCTCCGACCTCGTCGTCGACACCGGCGTCCACCTGGCCAAGCTCCCGTGCCTCCGGCGGCTCATGCGCGTGCTTACCGTCTCCGGCATCTTCGCCGCCGCTGATCATCAGCCAGCACCACCCTCCGACGACGAGAGCGAGACCGTCTACAAGCTCACTCCGATCTCCCGCCTCCTcgtcgacgacgacggcgacgacgggGTTTCTTCGACTCCGCGTGGCATGTCCGCGATGCTGCGCCTCCTGGCGCGCCCCGACACGGCGGTCGCCCCGTTCTTCGGCCTGGGAGCGTGGCTCAGAGATGCCGGCGCCGCGACGCTCTtcgaggcggcgcgcggggcgccCACCTGGAGCCTGACGAGGAGCGACGCCTCGTACAACGAGGCCCTGAACGACGGGTGCGCCGCGGACAGCAGCTTCGCCATGGACGCCGTGCTGAACGacggtgccgccgccggcggcgcgagCAGCATCTTCCGGGGGCTCGGCTCGCTGGTCGATGTTGGCGGAGGCCACGGCGCGGCCGCGGTGGCCATCGCCAGGGCCGTCCCGCACATCAAGTGCAGCGTGCTGGACCTCGAGCAAGTGGTCAGCAAGGCACCTTCTGATGGCACGGTGCAGTTCATCGCCGGCGACATGTTTCAGTCGATCCCACCTGCGGATGCTGTTTTACTGAAG TATGTCTTGCATTGTTGGGATGATGATGACTGCGTTAAGATACTTCGGCAGTGCAAGAGAGCAATCTCAGCAAGAGACGGTGTAGGTAAAGTGATAATTATGAATGTTGTGGTTGGATATGGGACGCAGGACAATGTTGTCAAGGAGACACAGATGTTATTTGATATGTTCATGATGCGGTATGGCGGGGCCGAGCGAGAAGAGCACGAGTGGAAGAAGATTTTCCTTAAAGCTGGATTCAGCGACTACAAGATTACGCCGATATTAGGTTTTCAATCGCTCATTGAGGTTTTCCCATGA